The DNA region GTCTCAGGAGGGGCAGTCGGCAATTTGGCCTGCTTTAGGATGTTGTGGATCCGCGTCACAATTGATTCATCAATCCAACCAAGTCGATGTGACATGTCAGCAGCCATGACCTATAATTTAGCAGAAAACTCATTTAGCATAAACATAATTCAAGTTCATTTCATGCAGTGATGCCGTGTACGATCCAAGGGAATGGATGGGAGACTCCATATCACATGGGTGATAATGGGTTGTTTTAACTTTTATTATCCGtctatacagaaaattgtatAAGATAATGTCATGAGTAAAGTAGTATTCAACGTACAATGCCAGCAGCAACAGCCTCTCCATGAAGCCACACCCCGTAGCCAAAGCCAGTTTCAATTGCCTGAAACAATAACATTTCTGATGAGAAGCAATTAACAGAGAATCAGATTACATGGCCGAGCTCAATAGAATGGACTGTGATAGCATGGTCTTAAATTAGCttacttttaaattataataataattattataaaacaCAAAACCAGAAAACCAAAATACGGACTTCGAAAGCTGTCCTTCATGTAGCATGAGTTGCACATTGCCATACAAAGGACGCTACAAAAACTAAACCAAATAGGAAAACTTGGGATTTTTTAGGAGAAACAGCTAATGCTACAAGTGAATGAAGCTGCAAATTTACTCAAATGAACGAGATGTTTATTACATATTTACCCTGACATGACCTGTTATTTACACTTATGAAATGAAAGAGCAGCCAAGAAACAACGCGAATGCTTGAGTCCTCATCAGTGATGCCACgcatgaaaaagaagagagctTGCAATATGATAAAGTGATAGTCAGTAAGCACAACTCACATGGCCAAATGTGTGACCGAGATTAAGAGTTGCCCGCAGGCCGCTTTCCTTCTCATCCAAGGACACAACCTCGGCCTTATTTTCACAAGAACGCTTTATGGCATAGGCTAAAGCTGCAGGGTCCCTGGAAATAAGCAACTTGCCAAGTTGGTGCACAAGATTCAAATTTTCCAAGGGACACATTTGAATTGTTATAAGCCTAGAATAGATATTACCTTGACATCAAAGCATGCATGTTCTTTTCTTGCCACTCAAAAAATTCTGCATCCCTTATAAGCCCGTACTTAATGACCTCAGCAAAACCCGATGCTAACTCCCTTTCAGGCAACGTGTTCAATGTGTCAGTGTCTATAAGCACACTCTGAGGTTGGTAGAAGGCACCAATCAAATTCTTTCCCAGACGGTGGTTAATGCCAGTTTTTCCTCCAACAGATGAGTCAACCTGGAAAGAGATAGAAGTAAAAACAAGAATCCAAATTCAAAATCCGTCGATTTGGGAAAACTTTCAAGATTTTTATGTTTGTCTTCTCATGGAACAAAGAAATATATGGAGAAGAAAATGTTTTAAGACTGCACGTCAAAGGACACTTTGGATCCTACAATGTCTTGTCAAGTGCAATGCAGCATGTCACTCCCATATTTTCTTCACTTGTAGAGAGATGAAGAATCGAAAGCAGGAAACTCTTTCCCAATTTTCCTTCAGAGATCAATAGAATAGCAGTTCAATGAAGGTGTTAAAAACCTGAGACATGACGGTTGTGGGAATCTGGATGAAATTCACCCCACGGAGGTAAGAGGCAGCAGCATATCCACACATGTCACCAATAACACCACCACCTAGGGCAACGAAAGTACAGCGGCGGTCCAATCGCGACTCGATGGCCTTGTCGAAGACTTTCGTGAGAACATCCTGATAAAAAGCTTGTCACTTTCAGTTCAATTGCACACACGACAATAATGACAGAGATAATGGAAATCATAACTAGAGAATTGCAGGATGGATTAATCATCATTGTTATCATCTTCATATCAAGAATCAAGCACCCTACCATGTTTTTGTACTTCTCGCCATCCGGTAAAATGACATGATCGACCGAGACATTCGGGTTTCCAACGGTTAAGGCATGCACAACTTTATCGAGGTACAACGGTGCGATCGTTTCATTCGTGACAATGAGAACCCTCTTCCCGTGAACGTGCCTGCGACACAGAAATCACCCAGAATCGAATTAGACGCCAGAATCAAGCTTCAACCACACTACGCAAGTACGGCTCGATTCCAGTGGTATCGAGTAACCAAAGTTAACGGCATCAATCTCAAATTTTGACTGAGTTTCAAATTTTGGCGGAATGAACGATCGAATTGGAGCTTCGAAGCTTGGGAATACTCCAAAATTGCATCAGTATCAGCAAGAGCTAGCACTTTGACGAGCTCATGACGCTCGACAGGACTCCATAAGCATAGCTCTCGCTAAACACAGGAGCAACAAAAGTCAATTGGAATTGGAGCAGTGAAGCAAACTTCACCTCTGCAGAAGCTCGGGCTGATCGAGGAGGTTGGAACCAATGTAGATCGGGTAGCTCCGGTCACCCAAATCCACATCGACTATGGTGGGCACCTTGGGGCTCGCCGCCTTGTCCATCACCGGAGCCGCAGTCGCGCAGATCCTCAGCCGGTTCGCTCGACTCGCCACCGACAACCTGGCCGGTTTGAGCTCGGAGCGAGGCCGAAATGAGACAGAACTCGGGCTCTGGAGCCGGACGACTAATTGGTCGGACGAGCTGCTCGCGGCGAGCCTCGGCGAGGCGGAGAGAGAGATGGCGTTGGCCGCGGAGGCCATGGAGTTGGGTCGGTGTCGGGTCGGGCGTGGTCCGGGCACGGAATGTTGGTGCGTTCAGGGGCCGTGGAGCTGAATTTGAGTGGACGAAGCATCGCATGATTGGCTGTCAAGAAGAAAACGAGAGAGGGTGGGTGGGCGATGTGGTTAGGTGGGGGGATCATCTGTGGGTTTGGGATGGAGTGGACTGGACAATT from Punica granatum isolate Tunisia-2019 chromosome 3, ASM765513v2, whole genome shotgun sequence includes:
- the LOC116200023 gene encoding 3-dehydroquinate synthase, chloroplastic translates to MASAANAISLSASPRLAASSSSDQLVVRLQSPSSVSFRPRSELKPARLSVASRANRLRICATAAPVMDKAASPKVPTIVDVDLGDRSYPIYIGSNLLDQPELLQRHVHGKRVLIVTNETIAPLYLDKVVHALTVGNPNVSVDHVILPDGEKYKNMDVLTKVFDKAIESRLDRRCTFVALGGGVIGDMCGYAAASYLRGVNFIQIPTTVMSQVDSSVGGKTGINHRLGKNLIGAFYQPQSVLIDTDTLNTLPERELASGFAEVIKYGLIRDAEFFEWQEKNMHALMSRDPAALAYAIKRSCENKAEVVSLDEKESGLRATLNLGHTFGHAIETGFGYGVWLHGEAVAAGIVMAADMSHRLGWIDESIVTRIHNILKQAKLPTAPPETMTVEMFKSVMAVDKKVADGLLRLILLKGPLGNCVFTGDYDRKALEETLHAFCKS